From one Triticum aestivum cultivar Chinese Spring chromosome 4B, IWGSC CS RefSeq v2.1, whole genome shotgun sequence genomic stretch:
- the LOC123094439 gene encoding probable CCR4-associated factor 1 homolog 11, whose product MNPAAGMFPMFPPPPPPPFHYAFPMQPPPYFYHAPMSPVWPSSPVPVRSVWASNFKYESANLRHVARNAQYVSIAVHYPGVVHHPNQDHNALTAEQRYALVKANVDDLKPLQLGIALYDSDGGYLAAWEFNLRDFRPQADPHDENSLAYLAGRGLDVGALRDHGVSADMLRAKLFESGLISARPRHGRSRSWITYAGAYHVAYLFKIVTGGAPLPRDVAGFNGAVRRYLGDQVYDVAKLAADCPAMPLGLESVADYLGFHPPLGSPRLAAAAGVRALQVFMRLKYVELGGDVRKYRGLLKGLH is encoded by the coding sequence ATGAACCCGGCCGCCGGTATGTTCCCAATGtttccaccgccaccgccgccacctttCCACTACGCGTTCCCGATGCAGCCCCCGCCGTACTTCTACCATGCACCAATGTCGCCGGTATGGCCGTCGTCGCCGGTCCCTGTGCGCTCCGTGTGGGCGTCCAACTTCAAGTACGAATCGGCCAACCTCCGCCACGTCGCCAGGAACGCCCAGTACGTCTCCATCGCCGTGCACTACCCGGGCGTTGTCCACCACCCCAACCAGGACCACAACGCCCTCACCGCCGAGCAGCGCTACGCTCTCGTGAAGGCCAACGTGGACGACCTGAAGCCGCTCCAGCTCGGCATCGCCCTCTACGACAGCGACGGCGGGTACCTCGCCGCCTGGGAGTTCAACCTCCGCGACTTCCGCCCCCAGGCCGACCCGCACGACGAGAACTCCCTCGCGTACCTCGCCGGCCGCGGCCTCGACGTCGGCGCGCTCCGCGACCACGGCGTCAGCGCCGACATGCTACGCGCGAAGCTGTTTGAATCCGGCCTGATCAGCGCTCGGCCTCGGCATGGGCGGTCGCGGAGTTGGATCACCTACGCTGGGGCCTACCATGTCGCATACCTGTTCAAAATTGTCACCGGCGGCGCCCCGCTGCCGCGAGACGTGGCCGGGTTCAACGGCGCCGTGCGGCGTTACCTCGGCGACCAGGTCTATGATGTCGCCAAGCTGGCGGCCGACTGCCCGGCCATGCCGCTTGGGCTGGAGAGTGTCGCCGATTACCTCGGCTTTCATCCGCCGCTGGGGAGCCCTCGCCTCGCAGCTGCCGCCGGCGTGCGCGCGCTGCAGGTCTTCATGCGGCTGAAGTACGTAGAGCTCGGCGGCGACGTGCGAAAATACCGGGGTCTTCTTAAAGGCCTGCACTAG